A stretch of DNA from Manihot esculenta cultivar AM560-2 chromosome 7, M.esculenta_v8, whole genome shotgun sequence:
CTAACTGTAATTTTGCTCCTTTTACTCCATTGTAGTTGATAATGTAACAAGAAAAGAACTGTCTGTAAATCATTTtgttagtattattattattaatattctgATTAAGATTTGTTGTTTTATAACAGATAAATCCTGAAAAGGCTAGGGAAGAATTCCGTTCAGCAACTCAGAAAGATGGAGGAACCGGGGTGAAAGATTTCATGGAAGGCATGGGCCTTGGAATGCTTGTTGAACAGGTAATATTTAATTATGGCTGTTGGCAATGCAAACTTAGGTAGTTTCTCATTTATTGTTGCTTCCAAGTGACTTCAAAGCTTTATTAATGATTCTGTACCTTTGCGAATATCCACTTCCTCAAGGATAGGATGAACCTCCACCTTGCACTTTAAATCTCTCCCTTCCTCTCTATATATAAACAAAAGTGAAaagtatatttatataattgaagTTTGCCTTATTGTGGTCCCTGCTGCTGCTGTCATGTTTTTCATCCCTTCATTGACAAAGCTGGGAGAATTGAAATTGGGAGAGCTACTGGACACACCTCCTCCTGGTTTGGATGAAGCTATAGCAATTTCAAAAGTATGTTCTGCATTGGTCATTATGCTTGTTATACTGAATATGTCCTGTCCCATTTTCTTGCTTCCTTGCTGATTATAGGGCCTCTTGACAGGTAATGCAATTCCTGGAATCTGAAGAATATGGCATGTTTACTCGAATAGTTTTTGATACTGCACCCACGGTGAGCAGACATACCACATATTAATATAACAGTTTCTCAAAAGATTCCGTGGAGGTTCATGATTGTTCCTTACAGGGCCATACATTGCGACTTTTGTCCTTGCCAGACTTCCTGGACGCATCCATAGGAAAGATATTGAAGGTAGAAATATCAACCTGAAGTAACTAAACCTTTTTGTCATTTTTGTTAAGATCAATTACTAATAAGTCTGTAAAACAGTAGGAATTTTCATTCGTCATCTAGctattgtgttattcaggagtGTAGTTTATTCTATATTACAGTTACACAAAGCATTAATGCTCACAACTTGCTGAAGATGCTGTTGATTCTCTGTATTCTAACACAAATGGTGTACATTCAAATCTTCACCTTTTGAGCTAGTATTGCATAAATGAAGCTAATAATGAAGGGATGATTCTCTAGGGACTTCATGTCATTATCATGGGCAAAAGAGTTTGGGTTGATATAGTTAAGTAcataaatttgatatttatgGTTCTTGGCCAAGTTTAAGAAGTTGAACTCGAACAAATGGAGATTGGAAGTTGTTATCTAATGTTGATCTCACACTTAATGTTGATTTGGTAGCATTCATTTGAGTGGTTTGGgggaagagagaaagagagaggggAAACTAAATCCTACTTTTTGTTTTTGTGAATGATATACCTTTTTCTTCTATGTTGCTTATTAGTAACTATTTGCGTGACTTCATTTTTATTGAGTTGATaatcttttctaaagtgttCTCCAATAGGATATGTTTGATTTAGCTGTTGGATATAATTGATAGTTGTTGTTGGTCGTTGATCATTAATTAGCGAATTGTAATGATATAAGCGTTTTAATAAAACTACATATAGGCTTTGTTGTTGATATGGGTGTATTATATAcaaaaagtaattatatattttaaaattttaattttttaattcttatacatggtatataataaattaatatattttaaatttatatttttaattcttatatagttatataataaattaataattatatcagctatacatatttttatacCATATACGAATAAACACCGTAACtaatttaaatgattatttgtaatatttttatatttatctattatttcttataattttaaatgatttattgatttgaaggaatgaaaataattttagttaataaattttgaaagggtaatataatctaaataaaagtaaaatcaaACAAGTTATCAACTGATGAGAAACAAAGCTAAAAGTTGAAGTTGATGTATGAGCAGTTGATTATGATTGATATTAGTTATCAATTACTTCAAAAAGCTAAACCAAACACCAATTTAATTTACTGTGTTTGTGAAGATCAGTTAGCTATAAACCATACTTCTTTATTCATTGGTTGATCTGTTTTAGACTTCCCTTCACTGTCCATGCGGCTATCATATTGCTGTGCTGGTTGGTTATCCTACCTTTAGTTTTTGCAAATATGATCATTTCTTAGCCTTATTCTCGGAAAACTTTTTCCAGTGTCCTTTTACATAGAATACGATTGAGCAAGTACATGAACCCCCAACTGTCTTCTATTACTGTGGTTAATTCATTTTTACATTTGACTGGACAACCATTTTAGTTTCTGTCCTGGTTTCTTGTCTAGCATGATTTTACAATGGATTGTATTTGAAACAATTGTTTATTTGGTTACCATGAATTGATTCTAGCTGTTTTGCATTTCATCACAGCTTAAACAAAAAATATCCTCTGCCACGTCTGCCATCAAATCTGTTTTTGGACAAGAAGTAACTCGACAGGATGCCGTAAGGAATTCACTGGAAGCATATCTTCTGTTCCCAGTACTTCTAGTTTAGTACTTATtctatttttatgatatttttttttgcaGTCTGACAAATTGGAACAACTGAGGGAGAGGATGATAAAAGTGCGGGAGCTTTTTCGTGATACAGACTCCACAGAGTTTGTTATAGTTACAATTCCCACGGTAATAAATTTTCACAGTTGCTTAAATATTATCTATATGTTGAGTGACGGATGAATATTCTTGTTGTTGTAAGCTTGGCaagaaacctttttttttttttcttttttcttatttcattAATGAAAGTACTCATGCAAACTGCTTTGCTTGCGAACTGGGAAGGATATCCAGTCTAGATGTACTTTTAGAACTGCAATATCCACCTTTGAATGTCCAAAATTCCAATATTCAGTGACTAATTCTCTTATTACACGATTTATCTTTGTCAGGTAATGGCGGTTAGTGAGTCGTCTAGGTTGCGCGCCTCCCTGCAAAAGGAGAATGTTCCTGTTAAGAGGCTTATTGTTAATCAAATTCTTCCTCCATCTGCCTCCGACTGCAAGTTTTGTGCGGTGAAGAGAAGGGTATAGTAATTTATTATTCAAACTTCCAATAGCAGTATAAGAAGAAGATAATGAAATTTTAACATTAACATTCTCCGTTAAAAACGTTTCAGGATCAGATGCGTGCTCTTGAAATGATACAAAATGATCCTGAACTCTCCAGCTTGACATTGATACAGGCACCCTTAGTTGATGTAGAGATCAGAGGCGTCCCAGCTCTTAAATTTTTAGGAGACATCATATGGAAATGAGCTCTGAATAACAATGTCACAAATGCACAGAGCTTCCCAAATCTTTGTGGTAGGCTTGCAAACACTCAGGAGGAACAGAAAAGTTACCAAACAAAAATACTCGTGCATTGGCAAACAAATTCCATTACAGATTTTAGCAAAATTCACATGAGAAGAAACCATTTTGTTCCAATGGCAATTACAAGACACAGAAGGTGAAGCCCCCAATAAGCAAGAAGCCATGTAAGGAAGGTAACAGTTGACCCTGATAGCAAATTTGAATGGTGAAAAGCTGTATGATATCAGGGATCTAAAGAGTCAACTCTGGTTTTGCCGGTTAACTTTTCCACATTAACATGGTTCTTGTAGCATATACTAATTGAAATTTCTATTGTTTTTGTAGCATATACCAAGTCCTTTTGAATGTGCATCAGTTGTTTTTTTGGCAAGTGAAACTACTATAAACTGGTTAAACCGGTTTATAAGTTAAATCATCTCTATGGAATACTTTTGTTAAATGGTTAGCCTCATTATAATAATTTGGAATTTGATGATTTTGCCCACTATAGCCATAACATGGAGCAGCTCCAAATCTACCATACCCTAACTGGTTAGGTCCATGTGATCTTAGTCCTAGTTTGTCTTGACCACCCATTTTAGGTTCTTCGAGTCTTGGTCCATTATGACCACCAGCTTTCTAAGATCAAGTTAAGTTGAAGTATAGTTAACATTCATCTGAATTTGTCTGTTAATTTGAATCTGTGTTTTTAACCACTTTAACTTTGTACCCTTTTAAGCTTCTTTTGcaatttttttactaattttttaatatttatatttctatttatataatacattctctaaatttagatttttaaccTTAATTCCTAAGCATCCATCACCATTAATTAGTGCTAATAATTAAATCATTAAgcgataataattaaatttaaaaaataatataattaattataaatataataattactttaatatttgtatttgtatatatgtaaatttctatatattcGGAGTTACCTTaatcataaattattttgttttaattcATATCTCTCATGTATCTTAAGATATAATAAAAACATTGAATTTCTATCAATTACATACATAATgcctatttaaattaaattaaaatatcatatttgGTATGGATAAAAATtcgatttgtttattttttaatcaaaactgaaattgaaaaatgaatttatatattcaatttgattttatttataaataattttcgaATTTTGATTCTTGGTTCATGCATTTAAATTTACTACATTATGTTCATTTTAGAAGGATCAAAATaaacatttcttttttttatttagattattatttatctttatttgGGTTTAAAagtgaaacaaaataaaaaaattattaaatctttatacgcataacaattaaatattgaTTATTGGTTTATATTAAATCTATATAAAACctaccaaaataaaaaattacaataaaattattttatatgatgattatattgtaaaatttcttttttattttatgtataatggttatatcataaaattacaataaaatcattttatgtaacaaaatattaatatacaGCGTTAATAACTTATAACTTTCTTTTTTGCTCTATAAAATGTTACAATATATACTTAACTCGATACTAATTCAAAAgtttctatataattttaatttataaaaaatattttttcttaattaaaaatataaaagagttttttttttttataaaaaaatctcattCTTCGTAATAATTactaatcattaaaaaaataataaaataataattaaatttagctaatttatatttattcaaaGAGAAATTCACCAATAACTATTTCGTCGCTAAAgagtgataaaatttttaataatcatTAAATTTAGCAGAAATATATAGCGCAAAATACCAGCGACTAAAGTAGCGATGACATGGCCACGTTTTCGTGATGAAAGTATGGCGCCATATTTTGTAATAATTTGAGCAACGAATTTGTGTCTATTTGGCGACAAATCAACAATCAAAGTTCAGTGGCTAAAGAATATAATTTTGACACCTGTAGATGAATGATTGAAACAACATTATTTGTTTAAGATTTAGCGACAAAATGGGACCAATAATTTGGTTGCTAAGTTATAAAACaagcaattttaaattttattttaaataataattttaaaatttttaagttatgCAGAAAATTACTAATACTACGTCGTTTCCTAATATGGAGAGACCCTAACTTCCTTTCCTTCTCCAGCACGCTCTTCTTCGAGACCCAGAGAAATACTCTTATCACCAGCAAACTCTTCTTCAAGACCGAGagaaataatttcttttatcaCCAGAAATCCTTTCTCTCAAGCCATTTTCGGGAAGAAATTGAGACCAAGAGATACCTGAGAAGAAGCAAATCCATCGCTGGTTCGTTGTTGCTTGCTGGTTCTGCTCCTTGCCTGCTACTGCGCTTTCCTTGATTGTCGTTTCTGCTGTTGTCTCTGCTAAGGACCAGTGGACCAAAACTCTCGATCGACCTTGCTATTGTAGTAAGAGtttatttcttcttcttatCCTTTGCTATTAGATTTGCCTTTGatgatttaatattttctacTTAGATTTGTCGTTAATTAACCTACCAAATAGCAAAAGCAATTGCCCAAAAATGGTGATGGGTTTTATTTTGATCCTCCATTATGATGGTTGTGGTTGCgggcatgattttttttttcttgaaataaGCGGCTAGGTGTAGATAAGTTTGCGATTTTGATCTTCCATTTGGTGTGAATAAGTTTGCAATAGAGGGGCTAATGTAGGTATGATCTGTTTGGTTTCTTGAGACTGTTAAAAATAGAAGTGGGAGACTGATTAGTATATGATGATGTAGGTGGAGTTTATCCTTTTGGCAGTGAAATTACACTAAAAATAATGGGAAAGTAGCTGCATAATGTATTGAAAAGGAATTGAGGGGAAAGACCAGAAAATGATTAAACATTTTTCTTTGTGGATATGTTCCCATTTGAATTTTGGGTGAAAGTGAGCTAGGCTATAATACTCCTGTTTTCTttgttagtaatttttttataaactgtTATATACTTGACAGACTCTTTAGTATGTTTATTTCTGTCAAATTAAATAACAGAAGGATGAGTAGGATGGGATAAGTAGAAAGTATTTATGGAACATATTTGCtgactttaaaaattaaaatgtggtATTAAATGCAGTTTCATTATAAAGGGAAAATTGAGAATTCTCTATTTCTAGGTTAATTTCTGATTGAACTTTTTCCTGATGCTTTACATGTTTTGTCTTGCATTGTTCATTTCCTCTCATAATTTAGCAAATATGAGTTCTTTGGCTTTGGGGCCAATGGAGCTTTCACCACAATGAAGGAGTATTAGGGATTTGCTGTCTGAACTTCTAGATTTTTTTCTCTGTTTATTATATACTGCACTTTAGATGATCGTGACAGTTTTAGATATTGGTTTTTAACAAATGATTCCTGTTTGTATGAAATGGAATTGTGTCgttatttaattgttttaaaatctataattttcCTTTGTAatgttctttaatttttttgatttcatGTTCGGTTATCTAAATTCAAATAACCAATATACACTACCTTTTGAgaaaaaaacattaaataatCTGGTTCGAGCGTGCATGGGTCTTATGCAGGTGATTGCTAGGGTGTTTGGAACTGGTACAagtataaaaagataaattctAATTAGACTTGGGATGATTTCAGGTATTATATAACAAGATTTGGGTTTGAGTATTCTTTATTTCGCGCGTAATCTACCCTGGCAATCAGGTTAGTCATGTTCTTGTCTAGTCATACTGTTGATGCGTGATGGCAAAAGAGAAGGAAATAGGTGAAGGGAGAAACGGGAAGCAAAAGATGAGCATGGTCATGTAAACGGCAACAAAAGGTGAGGGTGAAAGTTTAAGGAGTATTGCAGGTGGAATAGGAGGAGGATGAGCAAGGGCTTTGAGAATGGAGGGTATAGCTAATTAGCATAAGTCATAGGAAGGTAAGACCTTTCCTTGAAAATAGAAAGGAGGAGAATTCTCGGGTTAGAGGGCTTGAACCTCAGAGTTCTTGGAGGAAGATTTAAATAATACTTCTTAACTGCTGATGGTGACAATTACATGGTaccattttgatattttttgaactacatatcttaaaatatcaaattgcTAAAtcagataatattttttttctgtatttttccttaaaaatattttgattgaaCTTAATTGTTATAGAACTACAAttcattgaattaaattaaacaaaCCACTTAACTTGATTATgtttttcaaattttcaaaaGCAAATGACCCAGCATTGACATCCACTACTTGTCTCCACTTGCAGCTTATTGGTACAAAGTGTCCGCCACATAGTAGCCAGTGGTTTCAATTTCCATGTTCCTTCCAAAACCCAAGTCTAGTGTCTTGAAACAATTGTTCTTTGTCACTTTTCAAAATCCAATCCTTTCCCGTGCTAATCACCTCTACCAAAAGCTACCTCAACAGTACACACAAACCTGCAATTATGTGGATGTGTACATGAAATGGAAGAAAGATTCATACTATGAGTCGATAGAGCACATACACAAGTCCAAGGAGCTCAAACCCATcctttctttgaaagatttcatAGCCCAAAACCCAAATGGTTGTATCCCAATCTCTGATGTATCAAAAAGAGGACTGCAATTTGATGTGAAGATCAAGGTTGCTAGGTTTTTGAGACAATATCCCTCAATCTTTGAGGAGTTTGTTGGTCCAAAATATAATTTGCCTTGGTTTAGATTGACGGAAGAAGCTGCTGCAATTAATAGAGAAGAGAACAAGGTGCTTGAGGAGTATAAAGAGGATTTGAAAGAGAGATTGAAGAAGTTTATATTAATGAGTAAGGAGAAGGTATTGCCTTTCAAGATTATTAAAGGCATGTTATGGTATTTGGGTTTACCGGAAGATTTTTTGCAGCATCAAGATAAGAATTTTGACAGTTCTTTTAGAGTTGTGGAGTTGGAGGATGGATCAAAGGGATTGGGTGTTGAAAGTACCAAAAAGATTTTGTCAGTATTGCAGAAAAATGCAATGAGGAAAGGGTTATATTATGGAGAGCCAATGGAGGCAATTGAATTTCCCCTTTTCCCATCAAAGGGTTTGAGGTTGAGGAGAAAGATTCAGGATTGGTTGAAAGAGTTCCAAAAACTTCCTTATGTATCACCCTATGAAGATAATTCACATTTAGATCCTAACAGTGATATTGGagagaaaagagttgtgggtttGCTTCACgaatttctttctttgtttgttGAGCATTCAGTAGAAAGGAAGAAGCTTTTGTGCCTTAAGAAGTATTTTGAGTTGCCCCAGAAGGTGCATAAGGCATTTGAAAGGCATCCCCACATGTTTTACTTGTCTTTCAGGAACAAGACTTGCACAACAATTCTTAAGGAGGCATATGGTGATGATGAACTGGCTATGGAGAGGCATCCAATGGCGATGATCAGGAAGAAGTACATTAAGTTGATGAAGGAATCAGAGGTGATTTTGAAGAGGAGAAGAGCAAACAATCCATTTCTTGAATATAAGAAGTTGGATTTTGAAATGGATTCTgtcaatgaagaaagaagagaagaggagaaacAGTAGGGTTTCAGGCAGACTGGTAGAGACTAATTAGAGGTAAAAGTTGCTTTTACGTGATGTTCATTGCCTTTATTTTATAGAGT
This window harbors:
- the LOC110618787 gene encoding ATPase GET3B, translated to MAASCCAVRSSSFSLHGLFTSKKSMAAVGMLSFAPNFHAPTSLNRSFISLSIKQKLPRNSLRVRSVAAPAEDVAGFDDMVSGTQRKYYMLGGKGGVGKTSCAASLAVKFANNGHPTLVVSTDPAHSLSDSFAQNLTGGTLVPVEGPDYPLYALEINPEKAREEFRSATQKDGGTGVKDFMEGMGLGMLVEQLGELKLGELLDTPPPGLDEAIAISKVMQFLESEEYGMFTRIVFDTAPTGHTLRLLSLPDFLDASIGKILKLKQKISSATSAIKSVFGQEVTRQDASDKLEQLRERMIKVRELFRDTDSTEFVIVTIPTVMAVSESSRLRASLQKENVPVKRLIVNQILPPSASDCKFCAVKRRDQMRALEMIQNDPELSSLTLIQAPLVDVEIRGVPALKFLGDIIWK
- the LOC110618786 gene encoding protein WHAT'S THIS FACTOR 9, mitochondrial, translated to MFLPKPKSSVLKQLFFVTFQNPILSRANHLYQKLPQQYTQTCNYVDVYMKWKKDSYYESIEHIHKSKELKPILSLKDFIAQNPNGCIPISDVSKRGLQFDVKIKVARFLRQYPSIFEEFVGPKYNLPWFRLTEEAAAINREENKVLEEYKEDLKERLKKFILMSKEKVLPFKIIKGMLWYLGLPEDFLQHQDKNFDSSFRVVELEDGSKGLGVESTKKILSVLQKNAMRKGLYYGEPMEAIEFPLFPSKGLRLRRKIQDWLKEFQKLPYVSPYEDNSHLDPNSDIGEKRVVGLLHEFLSLFVEHSVERKKLLCLKKYFELPQKVHKAFERHPHMFYLSFRNKTCTTILKEAYGDDELAMERHPMAMIRKKYIKLMKESEVILKRRRANNPFLEYKKLDFEMDSVNEERREEEKQ